A genomic region of Manihot esculenta cultivar AM560-2 chromosome 15, M.esculenta_v8, whole genome shotgun sequence contains the following coding sequences:
- the LOC110602460 gene encoding uncharacterized protein LOC110602460: protein MLMAQDLSFSKTLNPTFSPLLIHPKTLTIKPQLLSTVSLFRRNASSRREICAFAGRSKKKPGGTSPGRIDGNPEFRRQAKRSARQKSRKLAESLFYRLKNPNKNYADNFSEEELNLIGLGYDRMVRFMDKDDPNLKHPYDWYKYGEFGPYSWRGVVVGDPIAGRFTDERVTMYSEVKDQEEWEKIEQFEMEVDFGERLKILDKNVGFRHYWVFVRHPKWRLSEQPWQQWTLVSEVVLEAGKQRIDKWNLMARLGNYTRKLITQCAAWFRPDIIYVKRPVYQCRFEPQEDFFRALTPLLDPKTERDFMCELRNEDNGGSVEMCTYYEGLCKIVKVSQKAFVDDVVNAYEKLSDEKKSDCLEFLLKNHPVLLLHPYTKEWKAKLEEMEMGCDAPDEDDDHSNENEFTDWIEDYGEGDTDNDDDDQEDVVVDMEIGKDDGVSGTEVEGLNEDADEEEDERYWEEKFRKEVSSAEAMENLARWSVETTTELYKKQLKAMEKQEKVKNEDGDETALRGVRAKVSPKEWEIAGIGRWRKRVRKSKIPPELFLRAAVRPFTYRNLVKEIVLTRHAILDGEIGRKE, encoded by the coding sequence ATGTTGATGGCTCAAGATCTTTCCTTCTctaaaaccctaaaccctacgTTCTCTCCATTACTAATCCACCCCAAAACCCTGACTATTAAACCCCAATTACTCTCTACTGTGTCGCTTTTCCGCCGAAATGCATCTTCTCGGCGAGAAATATGCGCATTCGCTGGCAGGAGCAAGAAGAAACCCGGAGGGACCTCCCCAGGTCGAATCGATGGGAACCCGGAGTTCCGGAGGCAAGCTAAGCGCAGTGCGCGACAGAAATCTCGGAAGCTGGCGGAGTCCCTCTTCTACCGATTGAAAAACCCGAATAAGAACTACGCCGATAACTTCTCAGAGGAGGAGCTGAACTTAATAGGTCTCGGGTACGACCGGATGGTCAGGTTCATGGATAAGGACGACCCAAATCTCAAACACCCTTATGATTGGTACAAGTATGGCGAGTTCGGACCGTACTCGTGGCGGGGAGTGGTTGTTGGGGACCCGATAGCAGGTCGTTTCACTGATGAGCGGGTAACTATGTATAGCGAAGTCAAAGACCAAGAAGAATGGGAGAAGATTGAGCAATTTGAAATGGAGGTTGATTTTGGAGAGAGATTGAAAATTTTGGATAAAAATGTTGGCTTTAGGCATTATTGGGTGTTTGTTAGGCATCCAAAATGGAGACTAAGTGAACAACCATGGCAGCAGTGGACATTGGTGAGTGAAGTAGTTCTGGAGGCTGGTAAACAGAGGATAGATAAGTGGAATTTGATGGCTAGGTTGGGGAATTATACGAGAAAATTGATAACACAATGTGCTGCTTGGTTTAGGCCAGATATTATCTATGTGAAGAGGCCGGTTTATCAATGTAGGTTTGAGCCTCAGGAGGACTTTTTCAGGGCTTTGACGCCATTGTTAGATCCAAAAACAGAGAGGGATTTTATGTGTGAGTTGAGGAATGAGGATAATGGTGGGAGTGTGGAAATGTGTACATATTATGAAGGCTTGTGTAAGATTGTGAAGGTGAGTCAGAAGGCATTTGTGGATGATGTGGTGAATGCATATGAGAAGTTGAGCGATGAGAAGAAGTCTGACTGTTTGGAGTTCTTGCTCAAGAACCATCCGGTACTGTTGTTGCATCCATATACCAAGGAGTGGAAGGCTAAGTTGGAGGAAATGGAGATGGGCTGTGATGCACCAGATGAAGATGATGATCATAGTAATGAGAATGAGTTCACTGATTGGATTGAGGATTATGGGGAAGGTGACACTgacaatgatgatgatgatcaaGAGGATGTGGTCGTGGACATGGAAATAGGCAAGGATGATGGTGTGTCAGGAACTGAAGTGGAGGGTTTGAATGAAGATGCAGATGAGGAAGAAGATGAGAGATACTGGGAAGAGAAGTTTAGGAAGGAAGTGAGTAGTGCAGAAGCAATGGAGAATCTAGCTAGATGGAGTGTAGAGACAACTACCGAATTGTACAAGAAGCAGTTGAAGGCAATGGAAAAGCAGGAAAAGGTCAAAAATGAAGATGGAGATGAAACTGCCTTGAGAGGTGTTAGAGCAAAAGTGAGTCCAAAAGAATGGGAAATTGCAGGAATTGGTAGATGGAGGAAGAGGGTTAGGAAGAGTAAAATTCCTCCGGAGTTGTTCTTGCGAGCAGCAGTTAGACCCTTCACCTATAGGAACCTTGTCAAGGAGATAGTTTTAACAAGGCATGCAATTTTGGATGGTGAAATTGGTAGGAAGGAATGA